The following proteins are co-located in the Chaetodon auriga isolate fChaAug3 chromosome 23, fChaAug3.hap1, whole genome shotgun sequence genome:
- the LOC143316210 gene encoding homeobox protein engrailed-1-B-like: protein MEEQKEPNSSRDSTEEESMSLSPNLPSPPMILPHQAAQQAHRTTNFFIDNILRPDFGCRKEPSYRDRSQTPGRENVNPLGARPPHAGSLCLDSNCSSDSASSSPSSASSSSTSSSPSSKQNSSKQGEAASNGTGRYADSPSSIMVMSGSNGGSPSSGKEAQPLLWPAWVYCTRYSDRPSSGPRTRKLKKKKSSKEDKRPRTAFTAEQLQRLKNEFQANRYITEQRRQSLAQELNLNESQIKIWFQNKRAKIKKATGYKNGLALQLMAQGLYNHSTTTVQEDKEESE, encoded by the exons ATGGAAGAGCAAAAGGAGCCCAACAGCAGCCGGGACTCGACCGAGGAGGAGAGCATGTCCCTTTCGCCAAACCTCCCATCCCCTCCCATGATTTTACCCCACCAGGCCGCTCAGCAGGCCCACAGAACCACGAACTTTTTCATAGACAACATCCTCCGGCCGGACTTCGGCTGCAGAAAGGAGCCGAGCTACCGCGACCGGAGCCAGACGCCGGGCAGAGAAAACGTGAACCCGCTGGGAGCGAGGCCGCCGCACGCCGGCAGCCTCTGCCTGgactcaaactgcagcagcgaCAGCGCCTCGTCGTCGCCCTCCTCCGCGTCGTCCTCGTCCACGTCCTCCTCGCCTTCGTCCAAGCAGAACTCGTCGAAACAGGGCGAAGCGGCGAGCAACGGGACTGGCAGATACGCAGACAGCCCCTCGTCAATTATGGTTATGAGCGGCAGCAATGGAGGATCCCCGTCCAGCGGAAAGGAAGCCCAGCCGCTGTTGTGGCCCGCTTGGGTTTACTGTACACGGTACTCGGATCGGCCCTCATCTG GCCCGAGGACACGgaaactgaaaaagaagaagagcagcaaggAGGACAAGCGGCCCAGGACAGCGTTCACGGccgagcagctgcagagactgaaaAACGAGTTCCAGGCCAACCGCTACATAACGGAGCAGCGGAGACAGTCTCTGGCCCAGGAACTGAACCTGAACGAGTCCCAAATTAAAATCTGGTTCCAGAATAAGAGGGCCAAGATTAAAAAGGCCACCGGCTACAAGAACGGCCTGGCCCTGCAGCTCATGGCTCAAGGACTGTACAACCACTCGACGACCACCGTgcaggaggacaaggaggagagcGAGTGA